In Thermotomaculum hydrothermale, a single genomic region encodes these proteins:
- a CDS encoding site-specific DNA-methyltransferase, whose translation MICAIDANELFSLGLLLDELFGEKNRVGLVTVEHNPKGRNLSKFFSENSEFMLIYTKDIRLAKFNDVAIDEDKKTSFNLEDAKGRYRLEPFMRVRTSWSRKNKPQNYYPIYVSKDLKTITLEKREGYYEVYPKTADGREWGWKNIPKTFEKLNKDGYFVAKKEGNQIKIFHKYREKQVFKNIWINKKYHSEFHGTNLLKKILGENLFEYPKSLYLLEDILKITSKKNSIILDFFAGSGTTGHAVLELNKEDGGNRKFILVTNNENNICTDVCYPRIEKVIKGYKNLRGEWVEGLGGNLKYFKTDFVDAEPTDLNKKKLVDKSTEMLCLKEDCFDLVKEAKHFRIFKNPQGKHLGIIYDDEGIEPFKKEVKKLKKKFVVYVFSLDESAREEEFEDVIEMVELKPIPAVILNVYRRIFK comes from the coding sequence TTGATTTGTGCAATAGATGCAAACGAATTATTCTCATTAGGTTTATTATTAGATGAGCTTTTTGGGGAAAAAAATAGAGTAGGTTTAGTAACAGTAGAGCATAATCCTAAAGGAAGAAACTTATCAAAATTTTTTTCAGAAAATTCAGAGTTCATGCTTATTTACACAAAAGATATAAGATTAGCAAAATTTAATGATGTTGCCATAGATGAAGACAAAAAAACTTCTTTCAATTTAGAGGATGCTAAAGGTCGATATAGACTAGAACCTTTTATGAGAGTGAGAACTTCTTGGTCTAGAAAAAATAAACCCCAAAATTATTATCCTATTTATGTTAGTAAAGATCTCAAAACAATAACCCTTGAAAAAAGAGAAGGTTATTATGAAGTTTATCCAAAAACAGCCGATGGGCGAGAATGGGGATGGAAGAATATCCCTAAAACATTTGAAAAACTAAATAAAGATGGTTATTTTGTAGCAAAAAAAGAAGGAAACCAAATAAAGATATTTCATAAATATAGAGAAAAACAGGTATTTAAGAATATATGGATTAACAAAAAATATCATTCAGAGTTTCACGGAACTAATTTATTGAAAAAAATTTTAGGAGAAAATCTTTTTGAGTATCCTAAATCTTTATACCTTTTGGAAGATATTTTAAAAATAACCTCTAAAAAAAATTCTATAATCCTAGATTTTTTCGCGGGTTCAGGAACAACAGGCCATGCCGTTTTAGAATTAAACAAAGAGGATGGTGGAAATAGAAAGTTTATTTTAGTAACTAACAACGAAAACAACATCTGTACAGATGTTTGTTATCCAAGAATTGAAAAAGTGATTAAAGGTTATAAAAATCTTAGAGGAGAATGGGTTGAAGGTTTAGGTGGAAACCTCAAATACTTCAAAACTGATTTTGTTGATGCCGAACCAACAGATCTAAACAAGAAGAAATTAGTAGATAAATCAACAGAAATGCTTTGTTTGAAGGAAGATTGTTTTGATTTAGTGAAAGAGGCCAAGCATTTCAGAATATTCAAAAATCCCCAGGGTAAGCATTTAGGAATTATTTACGATGATGAGGGGATTGAGCCATTTAAGAAAGAAGTTAAAAAATTAAAAAAGAAATTTGTTGTATATGTGTTTTCATTAGATGAGAGCGCAAGAGAGGAAGAATTTGAAGATGTAATTGAAATGGTTGAATTAAAACCAATACCCGCTGTTATACTAAATGTTTACAGGAGGATATTCAAATGA
- a CDS encoding KamA family radical SAM protein, with amino-acid sequence METTLGKKVNHITSISKIQKLSEEEIKKIEKITEVFGFRATDYYLSLINWDNPNDPIKRLIIPIEEELEKWGAKDPSYEKSYTVAPGLQHKYRETALFLIGPTCFGYCRFCFRKRLFMDDDNEILIDIEPAIQYIKEHKEIQNVLLTGGDPLTLSTNKLSSILNELAEIDHLINIRIGTKAPAFYPHRISNDPELLDLFKLTNKKGKRIHIVAQFDHGNEITPQAKKAINKMMETGCVMLTQMPLLKGINDSPEALSELWNKAINAGLTPYYLFQCRPTTGNKPYAVPIEEGYKIFEQAKMNCSGLAKRIKFVMSHATGKIEIVGLTEKHVIMKYHQAANPENIGKIMIFNRNPEAYWLDDYTELVEEYKIENPFI; translated from the coding sequence ATGGAAACAACTTTAGGGAAAAAGGTAAATCATATTACCTCTATTTCTAAAATTCAAAAACTTTCTGAAGAAGAAATAAAAAAAATAGAAAAAATAACAGAAGTTTTCGGATTCAGGGCTACCGATTATTATCTATCATTGATTAACTGGGATAATCCCAATGACCCAATAAAAAGGTTAATAATCCCTATTGAAGAAGAGCTTGAAAAATGGGGGGCAAAAGACCCATCTTATGAAAAATCTTACACAGTAGCACCGGGATTACAACATAAATACAGAGAAACAGCTCTCTTTTTAATAGGGCCTACCTGTTTTGGTTATTGCCGCTTCTGTTTCAGAAAAAGGCTATTTATGGATGACGACAATGAAATATTAATAGACATTGAGCCTGCAATCCAATACATAAAAGAGCATAAAGAGATACAGAATGTTCTTTTAACCGGCGGAGACCCCCTTACCCTATCAACCAATAAATTAAGTTCAATTTTAAATGAATTGGCCGAAATAGACCATTTAATCAATATAAGAATTGGTACAAAAGCACCGGCATTCTATCCACATAGAATTAGCAATGACCCAGAATTACTTGACTTATTTAAACTAACCAATAAAAAAGGAAAAAGAATCCACATTGTTGCTCAGTTTGACCATGGAAATGAAATAACACCACAGGCTAAAAAAGCAATTAATAAAATGATGGAAACAGGGTGCGTTATGCTAACTCAAATGCCTCTTCTAAAAGGTATAAACGACTCACCAGAAGCATTATCGGAGTTGTGGAATAAGGCAATAAACGCAGGACTTACCCCATACTATCTTTTTCAGTGCAGACCAACGACAGGGAATAAACCCTATGCTGTTCCAATAGAAGAGGGGTATAAAATTTTTGAGCAGGCAAAAATGAATTGCTCAGGGTTAGCAAAGAGGATTAAATTTGTTATGTCACATGCAACAGGTAAAATTGAAATTGTTGGCTTAACAGAAAAACATGTAATAATGAAGTATCATCAGGCAGCAAATCCTGAAAACATAGGAAAGATAATGATTTTCAATAGAAATCCTGAGGCATACTGGCTGGACGATTACACAGAACTTGTTGAAGAGTATAAAATAGAAAACCCTTTTATATAG
- a CDS encoding DUF6125 family protein has protein sequence MVKYKVNFREYLKELDKETLIEMLSDAAKNWLAHDGLWFLEVEAGRGMEEAIKYDKGAWIKFTQIEAKRIMKRHNIPENSGLDGLEKALKYRLYSYINEQTIEREGNKLRLYMNNCRVQAARKRDKRPDFPCKPVGIVEYEYFAKTIDPKIKTKCICCPPDKHPDEYYCAWEFSIEE, from the coding sequence ATGGTTAAATATAAAGTTAATTTCAGGGAGTATTTAAAAGAGTTAGACAAAGAAACATTGATTGAAATGCTTTCAGATGCTGCGAAAAACTGGCTTGCCCACGATGGTTTGTGGTTTTTAGAGGTTGAAGCGGGAAGGGGAATGGAAGAAGCAATAAAATACGATAAAGGAGCATGGATTAAATTTACCCAGATAGAGGCTAAAAGGATTATGAAGAGACACAATATCCCTGAAAATTCAGGTTTAGACGGACTGGAAAAAGCGCTAAAATACAGGCTTTACTCGTATATAAACGAACAGACAATTGAAAGAGAGGGAAACAAATTAAGGTTATACATGAACAATTGCAGGGTACAGGCTGCAAGAAAGAGGGATAAAAGACCTGATTTTCCCTGCAAGCCTGTTGGAATTGTTGAATACGAATACTTTGCAAAGACAATTGACCCTAAGATAAAAACAAAGTGTATATGCTGTCCACCTGATAAACACCCTGATGAATACTATTGTGCATGGGAATTTTCTATTGAGGAGTAA
- a CDS encoding phosphotransferase, translating to MEKLKGDASSRQYYRGKGFIRVVYPPEMRDSFFNYLKWYKIYKKYSLPVPELYDADFVNLEMIVEDLGDTNGVDYLNSIKLSINKKRFVEEVYQYIKVIQSIGESEEIEAPTLPAEKELNFFLNHCVGCLIPEEFKDFLEELIEFTLKRIKTIPLKLAHRDYHFRNIMVKNKKVYIIDFQDTLFAPEFYDSASLMFDAYIDLGKIRNIEKDLNELDYRIVALQRNLKALGTFCFFGFKEGKEWFKDSIPNGLNYVKQHLEILNPEFAESWEKLTGKSIKNI from the coding sequence ATGGAAAAGCTTAAAGGAGACGCTTCTTCAAGGCAGTATTACAGAGGGAAAGGCTTTATAAGGGTGGTTTATCCCCCTGAAATGAGGGATTCTTTTTTTAACTATCTAAAGTGGTACAAAATCTATAAAAAATACTCTTTGCCTGTACCTGAACTTTACGATGCTGACTTTGTAAACCTTGAAATGATTGTTGAGGATTTAGGGGATACAAACGGGGTTGATTATTTAAACTCTATTAAATTATCAATAAACAAAAAAAGGTTTGTGGAAGAGGTTTATCAGTATATAAAAGTAATCCAGTCAATTGGGGAAAGTGAGGAAATTGAAGCCCCAACACTTCCTGCTGAAAAAGAGTTGAATTTTTTTCTTAATCATTGTGTTGGCTGTTTAATACCTGAGGAATTCAAGGATTTTTTAGAAGAATTGATTGAATTTACTTTGAAAAGGATTAAAACTATTCCACTAAAACTTGCTCATAGAGACTATCATTTCAGAAATATTATGGTAAAAAACAAGAAAGTTTATATTATTGATTTTCAGGATACATTATTTGCCCCTGAATTTTATGATTCTGCCTCTTTGATGTTTGACGCATACATTGATTTAGGGAAAATAAGAAATATTGAAAAGGATTTGAATGAGTTAGATTACAGAATTGTTGCTTTGCAAAGAAATTTAAAAGCACTTGGTACATTCTGCTTTTTTGGTTTTAAAGAAGGAAAAGAGTGGTTTAAAGATTCAATTCCCAATGGGTTAAACTATGTAAAACAACACCTTGAGATTTTAAATCCTGAATTTGCTGAAAGTTGGGAAAAATTAACAGGAAAATCAATTAAAAATATTTAA
- a CDS encoding cob(I)yrinic acid a,c-diamide adenosyltransferase translates to MGITTKKGDSGFTSLFSGERVKKSSIYMETLGTLDELNSHLGLVKAKCPETLKKEIEFIQTNIFSIASTIATEPSSPLREQIKTLKKEDLDTLEDFQKHLIEKTKMPDKFIYPGTNENSAITDIARTVCRRAERRVIEFEGKIKINLYIEKKYLNRLSDVLFVLARYFENGEFKEKE, encoded by the coding sequence ATGGGAATAACAACTAAAAAGGGGGATTCAGGATTCACCTCTCTCTTTTCAGGGGAAAGAGTTAAAAAATCAAGCATTTACATGGAAACACTTGGCACCCTTGACGAATTAAACTCCCATTTAGGGCTTGTTAAAGCAAAATGCCCTGAAACTTTAAAAAAAGAGATTGAGTTTATTCAGACAAATATTTTCTCTATTGCTTCAACAATTGCAACTGAACCATCATCTCCCTTAAGAGAGCAGATTAAAACATTAAAAAAAGAAGATTTAGACACATTAGAAGATTTCCAAAAACACTTAATAGAAAAGACAAAAATGCCTGACAAATTTATTTATCCAGGCACAAATGAAAACTCTGCAATTACAGACATTGCAAGAACAGTGTGCAGAAGGGCTGAAAGACGAGTAATTGAATTTGAGGGAAAAATAAAGATAAACCTGTATATTGAAAAAAAGTACTTAAACAGGCTTTCCGATGTGCTGTTTGTATTGGCAAGATACTTTGAAAATGGAGAGTTTAAGGAGAAAGAATGA
- a CDS encoding site-specific DNA-methyltransferase → MVEKNYSKWTKEDLIKEIKKLKKRKKYGIVWEDKPEKVAELCKEKLPVLIEDKSKEIKTDKNKPINILIEGDNYHALSVLNYTHKEKIDVIYIDPPYNTGAKNWKYNNNYVDSNDLWRHSKWLSFMEKRILLAKKTIEKKWIFDLCNRCKRIILIRFIIR, encoded by the coding sequence ATGGTAGAAAAAAACTATTCCAAATGGACAAAAGAAGATTTAATCAAAGAAATAAAAAAACTAAAAAAGAGAAAGAAGTATGGAATAGTCTGGGAAGATAAACCTGAAAAAGTGGCTGAATTGTGCAAAGAAAAATTACCTGTTTTAATAGAAGACAAAAGCAAAGAAATCAAAACAGATAAAAACAAACCAATTAATATTTTAATTGAAGGAGATAATTATCATGCACTTTCAGTTCTTAATTACACTCACAAAGAAAAAATTGATGTGATATATATTGATCCGCCATATAATACAGGTGCAAAAAATTGGAAATACAATAATAATTATGTTGATAGTAATGACCTGTGGAGACATAGTAAATGGCTTTCTTTTATGGAAAAGAGGATTTTACTGGCAAAAAAAACTATTGAAAAGAAATGGATTTTTGATTTGTGCAATAGATGCAAACGAATTATTCTCATTAGGTTTATTATTAGATGA
- a CDS encoding ribonuclease HII, with the protein MECNELNFFAKYKYIIGIDEAGRGPLAGPVFVCAFCCDYEDYKNLLSYKELTDSKKLNEKKREKLYSGFKHQFKYSIKSASNIEIDKLNILKATLKKMEEALNSFNEEILSNSIVLVDGNKPLNIPYPQKTIVKGDLKCKVIAAASIMAKVSRDLFMLEMDKIYPQYNFKKHKGYPTKEHKELIKKFGLSPIHRKSFKYF; encoded by the coding sequence ATGGAGTGCAATGAATTAAACTTTTTTGCAAAATACAAATACATTATTGGAATAGACGAAGCAGGAAGAGGGCCTCTTGCAGGCCCTGTTTTTGTTTGTGCTTTTTGCTGTGATTATGAGGATTACAAAAATCTCTTATCCTATAAAGAATTAACTGATTCAAAAAAATTAAATGAAAAAAAGAGGGAAAAACTCTATTCAGGCTTCAAACACCAGTTTAAGTACTCAATCAAATCTGCTTCAAATATAGAAATTGATAAATTGAATATTTTAAAAGCCACTTTAAAAAAAATGGAAGAAGCTTTAAACAGTTTTAACGAAGAAATACTTTCAAACTCAATAGTTTTAGTTGACGGAAACAAGCCTTTAAATATCCCCTACCCTCAAAAAACGATTGTAAAAGGGGATTTAAAGTGTAAGGTAATAGCTGCAGCATCGATAATGGCAAAGGTTTCAAGGGATTTATTTATGCTTGAGATGGATAAAATTTACCCTCAATACAATTTTAAGAAACACAAAGGATACCCGACAAAAGAACACAAAGAATTGATAAAAAAGTTTGGATTATCTCCGATCCACAGAAAGAGTTTTAAATATTTTTAA
- a CDS encoding outer membrane beta-barrel protein, producing MKKLLFVILVGILFSPFLYSADIEREQAYGYFGVRVGYMEIDGIEDEGSANLGFTLGFRVSNPVAIEFSLDYHSSDFSAVDRTTYAFQASLLLYLNSNSNVQPYLVGGGGYYISGYDYWVNGYKYTDFTSHKFGGHLGAGVDIMLGDYSTITFDVRYIAVDEDVPEEALGYDSKTFDGVLATVGAKFRF from the coding sequence ATGAAAAAACTATTATTTGTAATTTTGGTTGGCATCTTATTCAGCCCCTTTCTTTATTCTGCAGATATTGAAAGGGAGCAAGCATACGGCTACTTCGGAGTTAGAGTGGGATATATGGAAATTGACGGGATAGAAGATGAGGGAAGTGCTAATTTAGGTTTTACATTGGGATTTAGAGTGTCAAACCCTGTTGCAATTGAATTTTCCCTTGACTACCATTCAAGCGACTTTTCTGCTGTTGACAGAACAACCTATGCTTTTCAGGCAAGCCTGCTTTTATACCTTAACTCTAACTCTAATGTTCAACCATACCTTGTTGGTGGCGGGGGCTACTATATCTCAGGATACGATTACTGGGTAAACGGATACAAGTACACAGACTTTACATCCCACAAATTTGGGGGACATTTAGGTGCAGGAGTGGACATAATGCTTGGAGATTATTCCACCATAACCTTTGATGTAAGGTATATTGCAGTTGACGAAGATGTGCCAGAAGAGGCTTTAGGATACGACTCAAAAACATTTGACGGAGTTTTAGCAACAGTAGGGGCAAAGTTCAGATTTTAA
- a CDS encoding cyclic nucleotide-binding domain-containing protein: MGNFDFKNLIVTFDKGEYIYRENDNASTMFIIHQGKVKLYKKSESGEEFVLGEFGKGDFFGEMAVLGEDKRTENALAIEPVKVIVISKPVFIKLLKNNAEVAVRMIRKFSEKLKDANKMIDALLKQKQLSFDSSKLEHYAYLELIDSGEKIPLTSNNVVIGRYDPIIGIYPDIDISPYDPQKTVSRKHAVITREGNGTYIEEQIGVINGTFLNGEKIKSGQKYKLKNGDKIYFGLVGCYYKER, encoded by the coding sequence ATGGGGAATTTTGACTTTAAAAATTTAATAGTTACATTTGACAAAGGCGAGTACATCTACAGAGAAAATGATAATGCCAGCACTATGTTTATTATTCATCAGGGAAAAGTAAAATTGTACAAAAAATCCGAAAGTGGAGAAGAATTTGTTTTAGGAGAGTTTGGAAAAGGTGATTTTTTTGGTGAAATGGCTGTACTTGGAGAGGATAAAAGAACTGAAAACGCCTTAGCTATTGAACCTGTTAAGGTTATTGTTATCTCAAAACCTGTTTTTATTAAGCTTTTGAAAAATAATGCAGAAGTAGCGGTTAGAATGATAAGAAAATTCTCAGAAAAATTAAAAGATGCGAATAAAATGATTGATGCTCTTCTTAAACAAAAACAATTGTCATTTGACTCTTCAAAATTAGAACACTACGCTTACCTTGAACTAATTGATTCAGGAGAAAAAATTCCATTGACATCAAATAATGTGGTAATAGGAAGATATGACCCTATAATCGGGATTTATCCTGATATAGACATAAGCCCTTACGACCCCCAGAAGACAGTATCCAGAAAACATGCAGTGATAACCAGAGAAGGAAATGGTACATATATTGAAGAGCAAATAGGAGTAATCAACGGAACATTTCTCAATGGAGAAAAAATCAAAAGCGGTCAAAAATACAAACTTAAAAATGGAGACAAAATATATTTTGGGCTTGTTGGCTGTTATTACAAAGAAAGGTAA
- a CDS encoding thioredoxin family protein, protein MKNFKLLIFSFLVLLSVSNFCCNAAQSEKGNILTKGYEPGKWTMDIQAAREYAKEHNLPIFLNFTGSDWCVWCQLMEKRVFSKDEFYKKTKDKIVLVWIDFPRNRDLVPDEYRERNRKLADAFGIRGFPTYVILGPDGEELGRLGASRDANVRLFLGQLFRLINKK, encoded by the coding sequence ATGAAGAATTTTAAATTACTGATATTTTCATTCCTTGTTTTGTTATCTGTTTCAAATTTTTGCTGCAATGCAGCTCAAAGTGAAAAAGGCAATATTTTAACAAAGGGATATGAGCCAGGAAAGTGGACAATGGATATTCAGGCTGCAAGGGAGTATGCAAAGGAGCATAATTTGCCTATCTTTCTCAATTTTACTGGCTCAGACTGGTGTGTTTGGTGTCAGTTGATGGAAAAGAGGGTATTTTCAAAGGACGAGTTTTATAAAAAAACTAAGGATAAGATTGTTCTTGTGTGGATAGATTTTCCAAGAAACAGGGATTTGGTGCCTGATGAGTACAGGGAGAGAAACAGAAAGCTTGCAGACGCCTTTGGGATAAGGGGTTTCCCAACATATGTAATTCTTGGCCCAGATGGAGAAGAGTTAGGCAGGTTAGGTGCGTCAAGAGATGCAAATGTTAGGCTTTTTCTGGGGCAACTTTTCAGGCTAATTAACAAAAAATAA
- a CDS encoding DEAD/DEAH box helicase yields MIELKNYQKEAVERLKDKVERALKSPENEIVIFQAPTGSGKTLMVSETLKKLVKEGKHGKKLSFIWISVRHLHEQSKEKLERYYEDDRLIQCSYFEDLEDRKIGENEILFLNWHSINKKDINIYVRENEHDNNLNAIIQNTKEEGRDIILIIDESHHTAKSERSKELIEVIGPKVTIEVSATPQLTENIFEIEKVLLADVKAEEMIKSEIVVNPGFLNIPGNRRKSSDELVIGEALKKREELAKLYKKEGININPLVLIQLPDKRSNLINKKDEVLRILKDKFNITEENGKLAVWLSEQKTDTLINVDKPDNEVEVLVFKQAIALGWDCPRAQILVIFRESKSFTFTIQTIGRIMRMPELKYYSHDELNKGYVFTNLPNITITEDYAKDYVTIFEAKRDNKLYKEISLSSVYLKRQRERTRLSGEFSRIFMEIAEEMNLKKRITLRPSKVVSPIIADGRIVNIDKTGEIEHKGTIDVQLNAVELQHRFDKFIANNSTPYAPVDSSDRMKTAIYRFFNEKFKMKKYDPQVQRIVLGKENVQAFVDAINLAKERYKKEIVEKLSERRERINVPKWEVPVIISYNSRYKREEKKKSIMKPFYVKKSSQPEKQFIELLEKSNKVKWWFKNGENEIKYFAVLYKDENDFEKAFYVDFIVQFTDGKIGLFDTKAGMTAKDAGPRAEGLQKYIREQNKKGKKLWGGIAIFVNGTWRYNDNEKYEYNPNDLSNWKILEI; encoded by the coding sequence ATGATAGAGCTAAAAAACTATCAAAAGGAGGCTGTTGAAAGATTAAAGGATAAGGTAGAGAGAGCTTTAAAATCACCAGAAAATGAGATTGTTATCTTTCAAGCTCCCACAGGTTCAGGAAAAACATTAATGGTTTCTGAAACATTAAAGAAGTTAGTAAAAGAAGGAAAACATGGCAAGAAATTATCTTTTATCTGGATTTCTGTAAGACATTTGCACGAGCAAAGCAAAGAAAAGCTTGAAAGATACTATGAAGATGATAGATTAATTCAATGCTCTTATTTTGAAGATTTGGAAGATAGAAAGATAGGAGAAAATGAGATTTTATTCCTAAATTGGCATAGCATAAACAAGAAAGACATTAACATTTATGTAAGAGAAAATGAACATGATAATAATCTGAATGCCATTATTCAAAACACAAAAGAAGAAGGGAGAGATATAATTTTGATTATAGATGAAAGCCACCACACAGCCAAATCTGAAAGGTCAAAAGAATTAATTGAGGTTATTGGTCCAAAAGTAACAATTGAAGTATCAGCAACACCACAACTTACAGAAAACATCTTTGAAATTGAAAAGGTTCTATTGGCAGATGTTAAAGCTGAGGAAATGATTAAATCAGAAATTGTTGTTAATCCTGGTTTCTTAAATATTCCGGGAAACAGGAGAAAAAGCTCAGACGAGTTAGTTATAGGTGAAGCATTAAAGAAAAGAGAGGAATTGGCAAAACTATACAAAAAAGAAGGAATAAACATTAATCCTCTCGTCTTGATTCAATTGCCAGACAAAAGAAGTAATTTAATTAATAAAAAAGATGAAGTTTTGAGAATTCTAAAAGACAAATTTAACATAACTGAAGAAAATGGGAAACTTGCTGTTTGGCTTTCGGAACAAAAAACAGATACCTTAATTAATGTAGATAAACCAGATAACGAAGTAGAGGTTTTAGTTTTCAAACAGGCCATAGCTTTAGGTTGGGATTGTCCAAGGGCCCAAATTTTAGTTATCTTTAGAGAATCAAAAAGTTTCACTTTTACAATACAAACGATTGGTAGAATAATGAGAATGCCTGAATTAAAATATTATAGCCATGATGAGTTAAACAAAGGTTATGTCTTTACAAACTTACCAAATATAACAATAACTGAAGATTACGCAAAAGATTATGTTACAATTTTTGAAGCAAAAAGAGATAATAAACTTTATAAAGAGATTTCATTATCTTCTGTTTATTTGAAAAGACAAAGAGAAAGAACAAGGTTATCTGGAGAATTCTCTAGGATTTTTATGGAAATAGCAGAGGAGATGAACTTAAAAAAGAGGATTACATTAAGACCATCAAAAGTTGTAAGTCCTATTATAGCAGATGGTAGAATTGTTAATATTGACAAAACTGGAGAAATTGAGCATAAAGGAACAATAGATGTTCAGTTAAATGCAGTTGAATTACAACATAGATTTGATAAATTCATTGCTAATAATTCTACTCCATATGCTCCTGTTGATTCAAGCGACAGAATGAAAACAGCAATTTATCGTTTCTTTAATGAGAAATTTAAAATGAAGAAATATGACCCTCAAGTTCAAAGAATTGTTTTAGGAAAGGAAAATGTTCAAGCTTTTGTGGATGCTATAAATTTAGCAAAAGAAAGATACAAAAAAGAAATTGTTGAAAAACTTAGCGAAAGAAGAGAAAGAATAAATGTTCCTAAATGGGAAGTGCCTGTTATCATAAGTTACAATAGCAGATATAAAAGAGAAGAAAAGAAAAAATCAATTATGAAACCATTTTATGTCAAGAAATCGAGCCAACCAGAGAAACAATTTATTGAATTATTGGAAAAATCAAATAAAGTTAAATGGTGGTTTAAGAATGGTGAGAATGAAATAAAATATTTTGCTGTTTTATATAAAGATGAAAATGATTTTGAAAAAGCATTTTATGTTGATTTCATTGTTCAATTTACAGATGGAAAGATTGGTTTATTTGATACAAAAGCTGGAATGACTGCAAAAGATGCTGGGCCAAGGGCAGAGGGTTTACAAAAGTATATAAGAGAACAAAATAAAAAAGGCAAGAAACTTTGGGGTGGAATTGCTATTTTTGTCAATGGGACATGGAGATACAATGATAATGAAAAATACGAATATAATCCAAATGATTTATCAAATTGGAAGATATTGGAAATATGA
- a CDS encoding M24 family metallopeptidase translates to MIDYPLVPESELKKRIEKLAKKLKENNVDACLIAGISNIYYYTGTIQNGVFFANAEGKHAFFVKKSFERAKIESKLENIFPLTSLKNIEGDLKAVFGFLPETVGFEGDVLPFALYQRYSKALSNTKLIDFSLPLRLIRSVKSKWEIENIRQAGKQLSRLFEHMKGFIKEGVSEIEIAAESERFARLSGHQGTIRMRGFNAELFYSVICAGETANLPTNFDGPSGSLGLYPSAIHPAGTKKAEKGKPVLFDFMGAYMGYLCDGTRIYHIGKPLKETEYAHNKCIEIQNFIAENLKPGTLPSEIYLKTVEKAKKENFYENLMGFKSNQVKFFGHGVGLEVDEFPVITEKFNFPLEENMVIAIEPKKYIDKIGGVGVENTFLVTKNGGEKLIDYPDNLIIV, encoded by the coding sequence ATGATTGACTACCCCCTTGTGCCTGAAAGTGAACTAAAAAAAAGAATTGAAAAACTTGCTAAAAAATTAAAAGAAAACAATGTTGACGCCTGCCTTATTGCAGGAATTTCAAACATTTATTATTATACAGGGACAATTCAAAACGGAGTATTCTTTGCAAATGCTGAAGGAAAACACGCATTTTTCGTAAAAAAATCCTTTGAGAGAGCAAAAATTGAAAGCAAACTTGAAAATATCTTTCCATTAACCTCTCTAAAAAACATTGAGGGAGATTTAAAAGCCGTATTTGGATTTTTACCTGAAACAGTTGGTTTTGAAGGGGATGTACTCCCTTTTGCCCTCTATCAAAGGTATTCAAAGGCGCTGTCAAACACAAAATTAATTGACTTCTCACTCCCTTTAAGGCTGATTAGAAGCGTAAAGTCTAAGTGGGAGATTGAAAACATAAGACAGGCCGGCAAACAGTTATCCAGACTATTTGAACACATGAAGGGATTTATAAAAGAGGGAGTAAGCGAGATTGAGATTGCCGCTGAAAGTGAGAGGTTTGCAAGGCTATCCGGTCATCAGGGAACAATCAGAATGAGAGGCTTCAACGCTGAACTCTTTTACTCTGTAATCTGTGCCGGAGAAACTGCAAACCTTCCCACAAACTTTGACGGCCCTTCAGGCTCTTTAGGCCTATACCCCTCTGCAATCCACCCTGCTGGAACAAAAAAAGCTGAAAAAGGGAAACCTGTTTTGTTTGACTTTATGGGGGCATATATGGGATACCTCTGTGATGGAACAAGGATTTATCACATAGGTAAACCTTTAAAGGAAACAGAATATGCCCACAACAAGTGCATAGAAATTCAAAACTTTATAGCAGAAAATTTAAAGCCAGGGACATTGCCCTCAGAGATTTACCTAAAAACCGTTGAAAAAGCAAAAAAAGAAAACTTTTATGAAAACTTGATGGGATTTAAATCCAATCAGGTAAAATTTTTCGGACACGGTGTTGGGCTTGAGGTTGATGAATTCCCGGTTATAACAGAAAAATTTAACTTCCCCCTTGAAGAAAATATGGTTATTGCAATTGAACCAAAAAAGTACATTGATAAAATCGGCGGAGTTGGAGTTGAAAATACCTTTTTGGTAACAAAAAATGGGGGAGAAAAACTAATTGATTACCCTGACAACTTAATAATAGTTTAA